TTCTCACAAACTTATGAGATTCACTCACCACGTAGAAAGGCTTGTTAGTATTTTTTGCTAAAACGCCGATAGAGTATGTGCCAACGAGATTAATGACACCTCCAGATTCGGCAACACCCTCTGCCCCCACTAATACCTTGTCAACCTTGTGGATGATACTTCCAACAGCACTATCTACCACCATTTTTACGGGTAtgtttttttcttggagtAATTTGTACAGTTGAGCACCCTGTTTGGTTGGTCTGGACTCAGTTACAACGCATCTGAACCTAATGAACTTGCTAGCTGCGTGACTCAACACCGAGTAAACCGCCCTCGAAAATCCATGCACTAATATGATATCGTCGTCTGAGATGAAGTCTAAACCAATCTGTGCGATCTTCTCTCTTGATCTATTTGCTCTGGACACGAAGAGCTGTCCATTTTCTATAAGGTGCTTCTTACAGCTCTCCCAGTCACCGTAGAGATGTGTGTTCCTGAACACAAATCGCATGAAAATGTCACAACCAGCCCGCAGAGACATGGAGTTAGGGATTGATGAGGTCAAGGTGTCCGCTGCTGATTTGATTGTGTTAATCATCTCGGCTGATGTCTCTGGATTTTTAACCCGTAACATTGTTACTAACGACTCAATGGCCGCGATGGGCATGGTCATTTCGCTGTCttcctcaagaaacttgaggTAAGTCTCTGTGATGTTGAACTCTTCACTCATTCTGCTGACGTAGAGGTGAAAGCGTTTTTAGCTTTGTTCTTAATGCAATGGTCTTCGCCTTTGGTCAAGATGTGCACAATTATTTTTCACGCTGAAAGATTAATGATTTATAGATCACTTACTATAAATTAAGGCGATGAGACTTCAAGCGTTAAAGCTCGACTCAATTGAACAGATATCAAAACGCGTGCGAAACTGATGCGATTACCGAGGCTAAAACTTTGGTCTCAATGTCGGCACATTGCTTCGAGGACAGATGTTACAAAATTGAGGAACATTGGTATTATAGCACATATTGATGCTGGTAAGACAACCACTACCGAACGAATGCTTTATTTCAGCGGAAAAACAAAGCGCATAGGTAACGTCGACGAGGGGGATACAGTTACGGACTTCTTACCTCAGGAAAGATCGAGAGGGATTACCATTCAAAGCGCCGCTATTACTTTTAATTGGCAAAACTCGTTCGGTATTAACTTAATTGATACGCCAGGTCATGCTGATTTTACCTTTGAAGTTATACGATCACTCAAGGTATTGGATGGATGTGTGACAATACTGGATGCTGTTGCCGGAGTTGAGGCACAAACAGAAAAGGTGTGGAGTCAGGCAAAAGGcattccaaaaatttgcTTCATCAATAAAATGGATCGTGTGGGCGCGGGTTTCAGTAGGACAGTGAAAGAACTTATAGTAAAAATGAATACAAGGGTTTTACTGATAAACATTCCCGTATTTTCTCAGCCTGGTCCCACAATGGAGCCTATCTTTGAAGGTGTACTTGACGTTGTCAACAAAACAGTTCTTAGATGGACTGCCACTGATGTTAACCTTGTTAATATAGAGGATGTTACGAGTGACTCTCCTCATTGGAACGAACTCGTTAAACTCAGAGAGTCTCTGATTGAAACCTTGAGCGAATATGATGAAGATCTGGTTGAGtactttcttgaaactgcAAACGGCGATTATATGGCAATTccagcaaaaaaaattgaccACTCTGTCCGGAAATGCTCCCTAGCGAATTTTGCTACTCCAGTATTGTGTGGCGCTTCGTTCCGCAACATTGGCGTTCAGCCATTGTTGGATGCTGTTATCAAATACCTCCCCTCACCAGTTGAAGCAAGACTGCCAGATTTCAATCACAATCTTCCTGTCGAAgtttcaaacaaaaaaggcGTTGTTGTGAACAAAAACCACAACCTCTGCGTTgctcaagctttcaaagttaTCACAGATCCAATCAGAGGGATTATGGTGTACGTCAGAGTATATACTGGTGTTCTCAACAGTGGATTCGCAATTTTCAATTCAACTACAGGAGCCAAATTTAAGGTTGGGAAGCTGGTCATTATGCATGCAAACGTTGCAGAGGAAGTCAAACAGTTGAACGCTGGGGAAATAGGTGTCCTCACCGGATCAACGGTATCAGAAAATGTCAGGACAGGAGACACAATCATAGCGCATAACATGAAAAGAGACGGTCTACGATCACTCAACAAGGAGAAGGAACTAAGTCTGAAAATAAATCCTATCATCACCCCTCCTCCTGTATTTAGTGCTGCTATTGAACCAAGAACTTTAGGAAATAGGAAGGCAATGGAAGAGTCTATAAATGCACTTATTCGGGAAGACCCAAGCTTGCGCGTGAGTGTTGACGAAGAAAGCGGACAAACGCTCTTAAGCGGCATGGGCGAGCTCCATCTTGAGATAGCGAAAGATAGGCTCTTGAATGAATTAAACGCAGATGTCGAAGTTGGAAAAGTTGTGGTTTCTTACAACGAGACCTTAAATGTCTCTTCTCCTTTGCAAGAACATAAGTCAGAAGACGGCTACCACTTCGGTATCCAAGTTGAGCCTTTGGAAGTTGCGACTGAGACTAGAAACGAAAACGAAGAGTGGCACTACCTTTCAAATGACAACAATTACCTCGTAATGGAGAAGGGTGCACATAGGCTGAAGGAATCGAACTGGCCTTACCAGATTCCCTACGATTCTATTGTTAA
This is a stretch of genomic DNA from Lachancea thermotolerans CBS 6340 chromosome D complete sequence. It encodes these proteins:
- the MEF2 gene encoding mitochondrial elongation factor MEF2 (similar to uniprot|P39677 Saccharomyces cerevisiae YJL102W MEF2 mitochondrial elongation factor G- like protein) — protein: MRLPRLKLWSQCRHIASRTDVTKLRNIGIIAHIDAGKTTTTERMLYFSGKTKRIGNVDEGDTVTDFLPQERSRGITIQSAAITFNWQNSFGINLIDTPGHADFTFEVIRSLKVLDGCVTILDAVAGVEAQTEKVWSQAKGIPKICFINKMDRVGAGFSRTVKELIVKMNTRVLLINIPVFSQPGPTMEPIFEGVLDVVNKTVLRWTATDVNLVNIEDVTSDSPHWNELVKLRESLIETLSEYDEDLVEYFLETANGDYMAIPAKKIDHSVRKCSLANFATPVLCGASFRNIGVQPLLDAVIKYLPSPVEARLPDFNHNLPVEVSNKKGVVVNKNHNLCVAQAFKVITDPIRGIMVYVRVYTGVLNSGFAIFNSTTGAKFKVGKLVIMHANVAEEVKQLNAGEIGVLTGSTVSENVRTGDTIIAHNMKRDGLRSLNKEKELSLKINPIITPPPVFSAAIEPRTLGNRKAMEESINALIREDPSLRVSVDEESGQTLLSGMGELHLEIAKDRLLNELNADVEVGKVVVSYNETLNVSSPLQEHKSEDGYHFGIQVEPLEVATETRNENEEWHYLSNDNNYLVMEKGAHRLKESNWPYQIPYDSIVNAILSSCLVAFQRGGKRARFPLHSCVVRVKSDWSIPPDLNSVTPILKISKSMILEGLDKIADRDYSILEPIMNITVTVKQQDMGQVLQDLTGACKANILSIEDEHDVSSEENFDLTFQKIAEEQYLPSDNTMDKANISSGSSINKIIKALVPVGEMVSYTSKLRSLTQGRGSYHMEYSGMEKVTGDRLPMILENY
- the GCN3 gene encoding translation initiation factor eIF2B subunit alpha (highly similar to uniprot|P14741 Saccharomyces cerevisiae YKR026C GCN3 Alpha subunit of the translation initiation factor eIF2B the guanine-nucleotide exchange factor for eIF2 activity subsequently regulated by phosphorylated eIF2 first identified as a positive regulator of GCN4 expression): MSEEFNITETYLKFLEEDSEMTMPIAAIESLVTMLRVKNPETSAEMINTIKSAADTLTSSIPNSMSLRAGCDIFMRFVFRNTHLYGDWESCKKHLIENGQLFVSRANRSREKIAQIGLDFISDDDIILVHGFSRAVYSVLSHAASKFIRFRCVVTESRPTKQGAQLYKLLQEKNIPVKMVVDSAVGSIIHKVDKVLVGAEGVAESGGVINLVGTYSIGVLAKNTNKPFYVVSESHKFVRMFPLSPDDLPATAGPLDFTRHEDCEQSLLEPAIDYTSHEYITALITDLGVLTPSAVSEELIKMWYD